In Candidatus Margulisiibacteriota bacterium, one DNA window encodes the following:
- a CDS encoding Yip1 family protein, translating into MDKLFERVKALLLKPRKTWGVIKGEPAGVAELMVNYAAPLALIPVVARVINLALIGFQLPGGHVTRAPLLDALFGGVVSFIFHLAGLLAGIWVINWLAPYCESKPDLKGAAQIVLYSMTPVWILGVCAVSPILGLLQIFGLYGIYLAYLGLPVIIGTPPERVPWFTLLLFITSLAIGLVFNVVVDSAVYGPIIIRMMVY; encoded by the coding sequence ATGGATAAACTGTTCGAGCGGGTCAAAGCTCTCCTCCTCAAGCCGCGGAAAACATGGGGAGTGATCAAGGGTGAGCCGGCCGGCGTGGCCGAACTGATGGTCAATTACGCTGCCCCGCTGGCGCTGATCCCGGTCGTTGCCCGGGTGATCAATCTGGCGCTCATCGGCTTCCAGCTCCCCGGCGGGCATGTGACCCGCGCCCCGCTCCTGGACGCGCTGTTCGGCGGGGTGGTCAGTTTCATTTTTCATCTGGCCGGTCTCCTGGCCGGGATCTGGGTGATCAACTGGCTAGCCCCCTATTGCGAATCCAAACCAGATCTGAAAGGGGCGGCCCAGATAGTTCTCTACTCGATGACCCCGGTTTGGATATTAGGGGTTTGCGCCGTTTCACCCATTTTGGGTTTGCTCCAGATCTTCGGCTTATACGGCATTTACCTGGCCTATCTCGGTCTGCCGGTCATTATCGGGACACCGCCGGAGCGGGTCCCCTGGTTCACCCTTCTTCTGTTCATAACCTCGCTGGCTATCGGCCTGGTCTTCAATGTCGTGGTAGACAGCGCGGTCTACGGCCCGATCATCATCCGCATGATGGTTTACTAA
- a CDS encoding AMP-binding protein encodes MEVLTFKQLLERNATKFATDIAYQVKREGVWRRYTYREVSELARKLQSLLAELGVNKGDRVALLSENRPEWPIAYLAITALGAVVVPLDAMFSREEILPLLEDSAPQAFILSAKFAPYANGTPLEGKVILMENYDSFVPSRPAPDNDVAPGDLAAIVYTSGTTGSPKGVMLSHRNLLSNAIGGASCFDIGPTDNFLSVLPLHHTFETTAGFLAECYMGCRVTYVESLKSYVLLKTMQETGVTVMCGVPLLYQLFYDGIMREVEESGKGKLFAVLLAVARFFRDLIGVNIGRKLFAMVHKKFGGKIRFFVSGGAAIDPELINNFDLLGFTIIQGYGLTEASPVLTACTLQANRRGSAGRPIPGVKVKIAGEEPVGEILGTGPNIMQGYYKRPDLTDRVLIGGWLFTGDLGYLDDDGFLFITGRSKDVIVTGSGVNVYPEELEFALKKSPAIKELCILGEKVKAGTRRGSEVVLAVIVPKEGVTEEKVKAEIAEYNKGVAEFKRVARIIIRRAELPKTRLQKIKRFELKKELGL; translated from the coding sequence ATGGAAGTATTGACCTTCAAACAGCTCCTGGAGAGGAACGCTACTAAGTTCGCCACGGATATCGCCTATCAAGTGAAACGTGAAGGGGTCTGGCGGCGTTATACCTACCGCGAGGTTTCGGAGCTTGCCCGCAAACTGCAGTCGCTCCTGGCCGAACTGGGAGTGAACAAAGGCGACCGGGTGGCCCTCCTCTCCGAGAACCGGCCGGAGTGGCCGATCGCTTACCTGGCGATCACCGCGCTGGGGGCGGTTGTTGTCCCGCTCGATGCCATGTTCAGCCGGGAAGAGATCCTCCCCTTGCTGGAGGACTCCGCCCCGCAAGCTTTTATCCTCTCCGCCAAATTCGCCCCCTATGCCAATGGGACCCCGCTAGAGGGGAAAGTTATCCTGATGGAGAACTATGACAGTTTTGTCCCCTCGCGCCCGGCGCCTGATAACGATGTGGCGCCAGGCGACCTGGCCGCGATCGTCTATACCTCCGGCACCACCGGTTCGCCCAAAGGGGTGATGCTCTCCCATCGTAATCTTCTCTCGAACGCCATTGGCGGCGCTTCATGTTTTGACATCGGGCCGACCGATAACTTTCTCTCGGTCCTGCCGCTCCATCATACTTTCGAGACGACCGCCGGTTTCCTGGCGGAGTGTTACATGGGTTGCCGGGTGACCTATGTTGAAAGCTTGAAATCATATGTGTTGCTCAAAACCATGCAGGAGACAGGGGTGACGGTGATGTGCGGCGTCCCGCTCCTCTACCAGCTCTTCTATGACGGGATCATGCGGGAAGTTGAAGAGAGCGGGAAGGGGAAGCTTTTTGCGGTGCTCCTGGCTGTTGCCCGCTTCTTCCGCGATCTGATCGGGGTCAATATCGGCCGGAAACTTTTCGCGATGGTCCACAAGAAGTTCGGCGGAAAGATCAGATTCTTTGTCTCCGGCGGGGCGGCGATCGATCCCGAACTGATCAATAATTTTGACCTGCTCGGTTTCACCATTATCCAGGGGTACGGTTTGACCGAAGCCTCTCCTGTCCTGACCGCCTGCACGCTCCAGGCGAACCGCCGCGGCTCGGCCGGGCGGCCGATCCCGGGGGTCAAGGTCAAGATCGCCGGCGAGGAACCGGTCGGCGAGATTTTAGGGACCGGACCGAACATCATGCAGGGGTATTATAAACGGCCCGACCTGACCGATCGGGTCCTGATCGGCGGCTGGCTCTTTACCGGCGACCTCGGTTATCTCGACGACGACGGTTTCCTCTTCATTACCGGGCGGTCAAAAGATGTCATCGTGACCGGTTCTGGGGTCAATGTCTATCCGGAAGAGCTGGAATTCGCCCTCAAGAAGAGCCCGGCGATCAAGGAGCTATGCATCCTGGGTGAAAAGGTCAAGGCAGGGACCCGGCGGGGGAGTGAGGTTGTCCTGGCGGTCATTGTCCCGAAAGAAGGGGTCACGGAGGAAAAGGTCAAGGCGGAGATCGCGGAGTATAATAAAGGGGTCGCCGAATTCAAGCGGGTCGCCCGGATCATTATCAGACGGGCAGAATTGCCGAAAACGCGCCTGCAGAAGATCAAGCGTTTTGAGCTGAAAAAGGAGTTGGGGCTGTGA
- a CDS encoding acyl carrier protein, translated as MKDNGQLALEIKTLVAKIIRKPEAEVTLGADLFNELGVDSLLGVEIFAALDKKYGVVIPEDLLKGVTTLGDLVQLVAEQRSSK; from the coding sequence GTGAAGGACAATGGTCAGCTGGCTCTGGAGATCAAAACTTTGGTCGCCAAGATCATCAGAAAACCGGAAGCCGAGGTCACCCTTGGCGCGGACCTATTCAATGAGCTGGGGGTGGACTCGCTTCTCGGGGTAGAGATCTTTGCCGCCCTCGACAAGAAGTACGGTGTCGTCATCCCGGAAGATCTGCTTAAGGGCGTCACGACGCTGGGCGACCTGGTTCAACTGGTTGCCGAACAGCGCTCTAGTAAATAA
- the hisG gene encoding ATP phosphoribosyltransferase produces MGNTLKLGLPKGSLQEATFELLKKAGWSIRSTSRSYFPDINDPEMEIMLVRAQEMARYVEDKVLDAGLTGTDWVMESGCRVKQVADLIYAKQGMRKVRWVLAVPENSKIKTAKDLKGKRIATELVNVTKRWLKEKKVAATVEFSWGATEAKPPVLADAIVELTETGSSLKANHLRIVDTVLESNTVVIANGDCLANAWKKEKLNNLVLLLQGALNAETKVGLKMNVIKGQVRNVIALLPALQTPTIAELSNPDWVDVDTVIDEKLVRELIPKLKKAGARGIVEYPLNKVIY; encoded by the coding sequence ATGGGAAATACATTAAAACTTGGGTTACCGAAGGGGAGTTTGCAGGAAGCAACATTTGAACTGTTAAAAAAAGCCGGCTGGTCGATCCGCTCCACCTCCCGCTCCTATTTCCCCGATATCAACGATCCGGAAATGGAGATCATGCTCGTCCGCGCCCAGGAGATGGCCCGCTATGTTGAAGATAAAGTCCTCGACGCCGGGTTGACCGGGACCGATTGGGTAATGGAATCAGGCTGCCGCGTCAAGCAGGTGGCCGATCTGATCTACGCTAAACAGGGAATGCGCAAAGTGCGCTGGGTCCTGGCCGTGCCGGAAAATAGCAAGATCAAGACCGCCAAAGACCTCAAAGGGAAAAGGATCGCGACCGAACTGGTCAACGTGACCAAACGCTGGCTGAAAGAGAAAAAAGTCGCCGCCACGGTCGAGTTCTCCTGGGGTGCGACCGAAGCCAAGCCGCCGGTCCTGGCTGACGCGATCGTCGAGCTGACCGAGACCGGCTCGTCGCTGAAGGCCAACCACCTCCGGATCGTTGATACCGTCCTGGAATCGAACACAGTCGTCATCGCTAACGGTGATTGCCTGGCCAACGCCTGGAAAAAAGAGAAGCTCAACAATCTCGTCCTTCTCCTGCAGGGGGCGCTCAATGCCGAAACGAAGGTCGGGTTGAAGATGAACGTGATCAAGGGACAGGTGCGGAACGTCATCGCCCTCCTCCCCGCCCTCCAAACACCGACCATAGCTGAACTCTCCAACCCCGACTGGGTCGATGTCGACACGGTGATCGACGAGAAGCTGGTCCGCGAACTTATTCCCAAACTGAAAAAAGCAGGGGCCCGGGGGATCGTCGAATATCCGCTGAATAAGGTTATTTACTAG
- the panD gene encoding aspartate 1-decarboxylase, with product MLITVLKSKIHMATITDTLLNYEGSIAIDPTLLKAAGLVVGEKVHILNFHNGNRFETYTILGEKGEISLRGPAARLGRRGERVIILSYGLIDAKKAKNVRPKIVHVDARNKRK from the coding sequence ATGTTGATCACTGTCCTAAAATCTAAAATACACATGGCCACGATCACCGATACCCTGCTCAACTACGAGGGGAGCATCGCTATCGACCCCACCCTGCTCAAGGCCGCCGGGCTGGTCGTGGGGGAAAAGGTCCATATCCTGAACTTCCATAACGGCAACCGCTTTGAGACCTACACCATTCTCGGCGAAAAAGGGGAGATCTCCCTGCGCGGTCCGGCCGCTCGGCTCGGCCGGCGGGGCGAGCGGGTCATTATCCTCTCTTACGGGTTAATTGACGCCAAGAAGGCCAAAAATGTCCGGCCAAAGATCGTCCACGTGGACGCGAGGAATAAACGGAAATGA
- a CDS encoding DUF1858 domain-containing protein, with amino-acid sequence MSVSIIIENYRQFKYNQIMAEEKKMTKEMMIADALKLKPAIAGLLMAKGMHCLGCVIAQGETLAQAAEVHGLDADELLKELNDL; translated from the coding sequence ATGTCAGTATCAATTATAATTGAAAATTACCGGCAGTTCAAGTATAATCAAATTATGGCGGAAGAAAAGAAAATGACGAAAGAGATGATGATCGCCGACGCGCTGAAACTCAAGCCGGCGATCGCCGGCTTGCTGATGGCCAAGGGAATGCATTGCCTCGGCTGCGTTATCGCCCAGGGGGAAACTCTGGCCCAAGCGGCCGAAGTCCACGGGCTGGATGCCGACGAACTTCTCAAAGAATTGAACGACCTTTGA
- a CDS encoding glutaredoxin family protein: protein MASVKVYSTPTCPYCKMVKGFLAENNVQYEEIDVSRNQSAAQEMVARSGQMGVPVLDIDGQIVVGFDRAKIKKLLGKIGYA, encoded by the coding sequence ATGGCGAGCGTAAAAGTCTATTCCACCCCGACTTGCCCGTACTGCAAGATGGTCAAGGGCTTCTTGGCGGAGAATAATGTCCAATACGAAGAGATCGATGTCTCCCGGAACCAATCGGCCGCCCAGGAGATGGTGGCCCGCTCCGGCCAGATGGGCGTGCCGGTCTTAGACATTGATGGCCAGATAGTGGTTGGCTTCGACCGCGCCAAGATCAAAAAGCTGCTGGGGAAAATTGGTTACGCCTAA
- the thiE gene encoding thiamine phosphate synthase, with amino-acid sequence MVTPKLTSFNHAIYVISDSIDVLKKAVDDGAAAVQLRDKSGDLESIREKARAMVLYKRSKNFIFILNDHPKLAVEVNADGVHIGQDYETAEARRIVGPDLIIGKSTHSIEQGLEAQKEEANYISVGPVFLTPTKPGRKAVGLEYVREAAGKISLPFVAIGGIDLDNVGAVLEAGAKTIGVVRAASAVPQFLKLIGESGR; translated from the coding sequence TTGGTTACGCCTAAATTAACTTCATTCAACCACGCGATCTACGTGATCTCCGATTCGATCGATGTCCTGAAAAAAGCGGTTGATGACGGCGCGGCGGCCGTCCAGTTGCGCGATAAATCGGGCGACCTGGAATCGATCCGCGAAAAGGCGCGGGCAATGGTCCTTTACAAACGATCCAAAAACTTTATCTTCATTCTTAACGACCATCCCAAACTCGCGGTCGAGGTTAATGCCGACGGCGTCCACATCGGACAGGACTATGAAACCGCCGAAGCCCGAAGGATCGTCGGGCCCGATCTGATAATTGGGAAATCAACTCATTCCATCGAGCAGGGGCTTGAGGCGCAAAAAGAAGAGGCAAACTATATCTCCGTCGGTCCGGTCTTCTTGACCCCCACCAAACCGGGACGCAAGGCGGTTGGTCTGGAATATGTTAGAGAAGCGGCGGGAAAAATATCTCTGCCGTTTGTGGCGATCGGCGGGATTGATCTTGATAATGTCGGCGCGGTCCTTGAGGCAGGAGCCAAAACCATTGGTGTGGTGAGGGCGGCCTCGGCTGTCCCTCAATTTTTAAAGCTGATCGGAGAGAGTGGGCGATGA
- the thiS gene encoding sulfur carrier protein ThiS produces MIVKINGRPEEVSLNSNVETLVAGFKLEAARVVVELNEKIIKKIEWRQTIVKENDVIELISFVGGG; encoded by the coding sequence ATGATCGTAAAAATAAACGGGCGGCCGGAAGAGGTCAGTTTGAACAGCAATGTGGAAACCTTGGTAGCCGGTTTTAAGCTTGAAGCCGCCAGAGTGGTCGTTGAATTAAATGAGAAAATAATCAAGAAGATCGAATGGCGGCAGACGATCGTCAAAGAGAACGATGTCATCGAATTGATCTCTTTTGTGGGGGGCGGCTAA
- a CDS encoding thiazole synthase, with translation MNGPLILGGKELKSRFLLGTGKFGSKEILRETIIQSGAEVVTVALRRIDLTLNEDNILAYIPKGVILLTNTSGARNAKEAVRIARLARAAGYGNWIKIEVINDSKYLLPDNAETIKAAEVLAGEGFVVLPYMHPDLYAARALVKAGAAAVMPLGSLIGSNLGLEMKMMIKILIDEIDEVPVIVDAGIGIPLHAAQAMELGADAVLVNTAVATAADPAKTAKAFAAAVISGRAAYLSKTADRPLGASASSPLTGYLNDR, from the coding sequence ATGAACGGTCCCTTAATCCTTGGCGGCAAAGAATTGAAGAGCCGTTTTTTGCTGGGAACAGGGAAATTCGGCAGTAAGGAGATACTGCGGGAAACCATTATTCAATCCGGCGCGGAAGTGGTCACGGTCGCGCTGCGCCGCATCGATCTAACTTTGAACGAAGATAATATACTCGCCTATATTCCCAAAGGCGTTATCTTATTGACCAATACTTCCGGCGCCAGAAACGCCAAAGAAGCGGTCCGGATCGCCCGTCTCGCCCGCGCAGCCGGTTACGGCAATTGGATAAAAATCGAAGTCATCAATGACAGCAAATATCTTTTACCGGACAATGCCGAAACGATAAAAGCCGCCGAAGTCCTGGCCGGTGAAGGTTTTGTTGTTCTTCCCTATATGCATCCGGACCTCTACGCGGCCCGCGCGCTGGTCAAAGCGGGAGCGGCCGCCGTGATGCCTTTGGGCTCTCTGATCGGTTCGAACCTCGGCCTGGAGATGAAAATGATGATAAAAATATTAATTGATGAAATTGATGAAGTGCCGGTGATCGTTGACGCGGGAATTGGCATTCCCCTTCACGCCGCCCAGGCCATGGAGCTGGGCGCCGATGCGGTCCTGGTCAATACCGCCGTAGCCACCGCCGCCGACCCGGCTAAAACGGCCAAAGCGTTCGCGGCAGCGGTAATTTCAGGGAGAGCCGCATATTTATCGAAAACAGCGGATCGCCCTTTAGGGGCCAGCGCCTCCTCCCCGCTTACAGGTTATCTAAATGATCGATGA
- the thiH gene encoding 2-iminoacetate synthase ThiH, with amino-acid sequence MIDDLAVRARNLTIQYFGRAVGLYAPLYISNYCDNLCLYCGFNQKQNIPRKKLLPAEIEKECRALARTGLQNILILTGESRSHSPVSYIKEAVLAAGRHFPNISLEIYPLETEEYRELFLAGADGVTIYQETYDRESYQKLHPAGKKKDFDYRFEAPARIARAGMRRLSLGILLGLSDWRQDLKALFDHLRCLEKKYPGVEYSLSFPRLQKVRGDSNDYCPVSDREMTEIIARTRLAFPRVGINLSTREPADFRDRIFEFGVTRLSAGSLTSVGGYGRNDDKGPGQFEVSDRRSLAEIKAMLVKKGYDPVITDWRRIPNE; translated from the coding sequence ATGATCGATGATCTGGCGGTTCGGGCAAGAAATCTGACCATCCAATATTTTGGCCGGGCGGTCGGACTGTACGCTCCGCTTTATATTTCCAACTACTGCGACAATCTCTGCCTTTACTGCGGCTTTAATCAAAAACAAAATATTCCCAGGAAAAAGCTTTTGCCGGCAGAGATCGAAAAGGAATGCCGGGCATTGGCCCGTACGGGCCTGCAGAATATTTTGATCTTAACCGGAGAATCCCGGTCCCATTCGCCGGTGAGCTATATAAAAGAAGCGGTTTTGGCGGCCGGACGGCACTTCCCCAATATATCTCTGGAAATTTACCCGCTGGAAACGGAAGAGTATCGTGAATTATTTTTGGCCGGAGCCGACGGCGTGACCATCTATCAGGAAACATATGATCGTGAGAGCTATCAAAAGCTGCATCCGGCCGGGAAAAAGAAAGATTTCGACTATCGTTTTGAAGCGCCGGCCAGGATCGCCCGGGCGGGGATGAGGCGGCTCTCCTTGGGCATTCTGCTGGGACTGTCGGATTGGCGGCAGGATTTAAAAGCGTTATTCGATCATCTGCGTTGCCTTGAAAAAAAATACCCCGGGGTCGAATATTCGCTTTCTTTTCCGCGCTTGCAGAAAGTCCGCGGCGACAGTAATGATTACTGTCCGGTTTCAGACCGCGAAATGACGGAGATAATCGCCCGGACCAGATTGGCGTTCCCCCGGGTCGGCATAAACCTGTCGACGCGGGAGCCGGCTGATTTTCGGGACCGGATCTTTGAATTCGGCGTCACCCGGCTTTCCGCCGGATCTTTGACCTCTGTCGGCGGTTATGGCCGCAACGATGATAAAGGACCGGGCCAGTTTGAAGTTAGCGACCGGCGCTCCCTAGCGGAGATCAAGGCGATGCTCGTAAAAAAAGGATACGATCCGGTCATTACCGACTGGCGGAGGATCCCCAATGAATGA
- the thiF gene encoding sulfur carrier protein ThiS adenylyltransferase ThiF → MNDFEKALSLYYSPDQLLTIQKTRVGIAGAGGLGSNIAVCLARSGFKDFEIIDFDVVAVKNLNRQYYFLADVGKPKVEVLTERLKKINPDLSVKTSKIKIDGGNIAGLFGDRDIIFEAFDGAGSKALLLEHFGNSNKLLIFGSGMAGSSNQREIKIKKIKENIIIVGDGQTDIKDAPPLAPRVTACASLMAACALEAVI, encoded by the coding sequence ATGAATGATTTTGAAAAAGCTTTAAGTTTGTATTATTCTCCCGATCAGCTCTTGACCATACAAAAAACCAGGGTTGGCATTGCCGGCGCCGGAGGTCTGGGGTCGAATATAGCCGTCTGCCTGGCGCGAAGCGGGTTTAAGGACTTTGAAATAATCGATTTTGACGTGGTGGCCGTAAAAAACCTTAATCGGCAGTATTATTTCTTGGCAGATGTCGGAAAACCAAAAGTGGAAGTTCTGACCGAAAGGCTAAAAAAGATCAACCCTGATCTTTCGGTCAAAACTTCGAAAATAAAGATCGACGGCGGGAATATTGCCGGTCTTTTCGGCGACCGGGATATTATTTTTGAAGCTTTTGACGGCGCCGGGTCAAAAGCCCTCCTGCTGGAGCATTTTGGCAATAGTAATAAACTTTTGATCTTTGGCAGCGGGATGGCGGGCAGCAGCAATCAAAGAGAAATAAAGATAAAAAAGATCAAAGAAAACATTATCATTGTTGGCGACGGCCAAACCGACATTAAAGACGCCCCGCCTCTCGCCCCCAGGGTCACCGCCTGCGCTTCGCTGATGGCCGCCTGCGCCCTTGAAGCTGTAATTTAG
- a CDS encoding phosphatidylglycerol lysyltransferase domain-containing protein — MIPTFPEFKRLTQNDRLWVAKHLKHLPRHVCELTLGNLFIWEEFDRPQATCLNGNICLLITPPVEPPYFLEPLGREKLVETITTCLERGFRVSRISEDCAALLPSEKFELAELRSQFDYIYLRSDLAGLKGKKYDGKRNHIKRFRARHPEYIFEPLQRSDKASTLALFEQWFKLREESKFFPRLAYVSQKTAINNAFKWFQELHLFGCALRLEGKLLGFTLASELNPEMVSLHFMYGDPAYPGISQVMLWEAANKCYSGYKFLNLEQDLGIPGLRSAKLSWQPVKLEKKFEVKLKP, encoded by the coding sequence ATGATACCAACCTTCCCGGAATTCAAGCGGCTCACCCAGAACGACCGCCTCTGGGTCGCGAAGCACTTGAAACACCTCCCCCGCCACGTCTGCGAATTGACCCTGGGCAATCTCTTTATCTGGGAAGAGTTCGATCGGCCGCAGGCGACCTGCCTCAACGGTAATATTTGCCTCCTGATCACCCCACCGGTCGAGCCCCCCTATTTTCTGGAGCCGCTCGGCCGGGAGAAGCTGGTCGAAACGATCACCACCTGCCTCGAGCGCGGCTTCCGGGTCTCCCGGATCTCGGAGGATTGCGCCGCTCTCCTGCCGAGCGAAAAATTCGAGCTGGCCGAGTTGCGCAGCCAGTTCGACTACATTTACCTTCGCTCCGATCTGGCCGGACTAAAAGGGAAAAAATACGACGGGAAAAGGAACCATATCAAGCGCTTTCGCGCCAGGCATCCCGAATACATTTTTGAGCCCCTGCAAAGATCGGATAAAGCGTCCACGCTCGCCCTCTTTGAACAATGGTTCAAATTAAGGGAAGAATCGAAGTTTTTTCCCCGTCTCGCTTATGTCTCCCAAAAAACGGCGATCAACAATGCCTTTAAGTGGTTCCAGGAGCTCCACTTGTTCGGCTGCGCTTTGCGGCTGGAGGGGAAGCTGCTCGGATTTACTCTGGCCAGTGAACTGAACCCGGAGATGGTCTCGCTCCACTTCATGTACGGCGACCCGGCCTACCCCGGGATATCGCAGGTGATGCTTTGGGAGGCGGCAAATAAATGTTACTCCGGCTACAAATTCCTCAACCTGGAGCAGGACCTCGGCATCCCCGGCCTGCGCAGTGCCAAGCTCTCCTGGCAGCCGGTCAAGCTGGAGAAAAAGTTCGAGGTCAAACTCAAGCCTTAA
- a CDS encoding GNAT family N-acetyltransferase, with protein sequence MITIRPAAARDLAGIMKVLDEADLRYSAETLTSFTVAELDSEIVGVVRLEEHPAFYFLTSLGVRPAQEKKGIASALLQAVLKEKTKPAYLYTIIPGFFRPFGFVAATPPPGLPTKEIYGCDQCFPNQCTAMVRPAK encoded by the coding sequence ATGATCACGATCCGCCCCGCCGCCGCCCGGGACCTGGCCGGCATTATGAAAGTCCTGGATGAAGCGGATCTGCGCTACTCCGCGGAAACGCTCACCAGTTTCACCGTCGCCGAACTGGACAGTGAAATCGTCGGGGTGGTCAGGCTGGAAGAGCATCCGGCTTTTTATTTCCTGACCTCGCTCGGCGTCAGACCGGCCCAGGAAAAAAAAGGGATCGCTTCCGCCCTCCTCCAGGCGGTCCTGAAAGAAAAAACTAAGCCGGCCTATCTTTACACGATCATCCCGGGTTTCTTCCGCCCCTTCGGCTTTGTCGCCGCCACCCCGCCCCCCGGCCTCCCAACCAAAGAGATCTACGGTTGCGACCAATGCTTCCCCAACCAATGCACCGCGATGGTCAGGCCGGCCAAATGA
- a CDS encoding FAD-dependent oxidoreductase has translation MIKDLIIIGAGPAGITAAIYAARKKLDFIVISRDIGGQTVWAGEVANYPGYQLMSGADLAMKFREHLEQFRFDLREGEEAATVEKLGDHFRVTTGKGEKIECRTVLIATGKRPRLLGVPGEGKYNNKGLTFCATCEGPLFAGKAVAVIGGGNSALDAALQLIRYCAKVYVINVADKLTGDPVMIEKVQTSSIVEVLNNTKVLGFLGDNFLKTVQVERAGTKKDIAVEGVFVEIGLVPNSNCIDFVEKNEQGEIAVNCKAETSTPGVFAAGDVADGPEKQIIIAAGAGATALLSVFRYLSTR, from the coding sequence ATGATCAAAGACCTGATTATTATTGGGGCAGGCCCGGCGGGGATCACGGCGGCGATTTACGCCGCCCGCAAGAAGCTTGATTTTATCGTCATCTCACGGGACATTGGCGGTCAGACGGTCTGGGCAGGCGAAGTAGCGAACTATCCAGGATACCAATTGATGAGTGGCGCGGATCTGGCGATGAAGTTCCGCGAGCACCTGGAGCAATTCCGATTTGACTTAAGGGAAGGAGAGGAGGCGGCAACAGTCGAGAAACTTGGCGACCATTTTCGGGTGACGACCGGCAAGGGGGAGAAGATCGAATGCCGGACCGTCTTGATCGCCACCGGGAAAAGGCCGCGTCTCTTAGGCGTTCCCGGCGAAGGTAAGTACAATAATAAGGGCTTGACTTTTTGCGCCACCTGCGAAGGGCCGTTGTTCGCCGGCAAAGCGGTGGCGGTGATCGGCGGCGGCAACTCGGCGCTCGATGCGGCGCTGCAGTTGATCCGTTACTGCGCCAAAGTTTACGTGATCAACGTGGCGGATAAATTGACCGGTGACCCGGTCATGATCGAAAAGGTCCAAACCTCCTCGATCGTGGAAGTGCTGAATAATACCAAGGTTCTCGGTTTCCTGGGTGACAACTTCCTGAAAACTGTCCAGGTGGAAAGGGCCGGCACGAAAAAGGATATTGCGGTCGAGGGTGTTTTTGTCGAGATTGGCCTGGTCCCCAATTCCAATTGTATAGATTTTGTAGAGAAGAACGAACAAGGGGAGATCGCGGTCAACTGCAAGGCGGAAACCTCCACTCCCGGGGTCTTTGCCGCCGGTGATGTTGCCGACGGTCCGGAAAAACAGATCATCATCGCGGCCGGCGCAGGAGCGACGGCGCTGCTCTCGGTGTTCCGCTATCTGTCGACCCGCTAA
- a CDS encoding metal-dependent transcriptional regulator, whose amino-acid sequence MLTKTKEDYLEIIFHLESEGKTAATKEIASHLNISGASVSEHLKKLAQEGLIKHAPYQGAELTARGKKIALDVVRRHRLSERLLTDKLGVKWSEAHSEAHKLEHDISKVVGEKMYKMLGEPATCPHGNPIPDANGRIKEEPSQPLVDFARHDRLKIVKITDEEPKLLCYLATLGLMPRTQIRVEQKAPFNGPVMVKVGNAVYALGRKIAESIWVRKI is encoded by the coding sequence ATGCTGACAAAAACTAAAGAAGATTATCTGGAAATAATATTTCACCTCGAATCGGAGGGGAAGACGGCCGCCACGAAAGAGATCGCTTCGCATCTAAATATCTCCGGCGCTTCCGTTTCGGAGCATTTAAAGAAGCTGGCGCAAGAAGGTCTAATTAAACACGCGCCGTACCAGGGGGCGGAGCTGACCGCGCGGGGGAAAAAGATCGCCCTTGACGTAGTGCGGCGCCACCGCCTCTCCGAACGGTTATTAACGGACAAGCTGGGGGTAAAATGGTCAGAAGCCCACAGCGAAGCCCATAAGCTTGAACACGATATTTCCAAAGTCGTCGGCGAGAAGATGTACAAAATGCTGGGCGAGCCGGCGACCTGCCCGCACGGCAATCCCATACCCGACGCCAACGGCCGGATCAAAGAAGAGCCTTCCCAGCCGCTGGTCGACTTTGCAAGGCATGACCGGCTTAAGATCGTCAAGATAACCGACGAGGAGCCAAAACTGCTCTGTTACCTGGCAACTCTTGGCCTGATGCCGAGGACTCAGATCAGGGTGGAGCAAAAAGCCCCGTTCAACGGGCCGGTGATGGTCAAAGTCGGCAATGCCGTGTACGCGCTGGGGAGAAAGATTGCGGAGTCGATCTGGGTGAGGAAGATATGA